One Engystomops pustulosus chromosome 7, aEngPut4.maternal, whole genome shotgun sequence DNA window includes the following coding sequences:
- the LOC140070049 gene encoding olfactory receptor 2G3-like: MGQFNQTSPDSFILLGLSNVRSVQFICFFIFLLIYLTTVLGNLLLIFVVTMTPTLHTPMYFFLSNLSVIDISFSCTIVPKILVNTLSTQKSISFSECAMQMYIHLVLGATESILLAVMAYDRFVAICRPLHYKIIMNYKLCICLVVISWSVGFINSLILVLPTLSLPFCGSNHINHFFCEIPPLLHISCTDTRLNEALLYASAGTIVMCLFFFILISYAHIMATILKIHTLTESYKVFSTCASHITVVTLYYGTIMFIYLRPYSTYYQDTDKIVSLLYTAVTPMLNPFIYSMRNKDFKGSINNINKQVNVHNFLCLDP, from the coding sequence ATGGGACAATTTAATCAAACATCTCCAGACAGCTTCATCCTTCTTGGTTTATCAAATGTCCGTTCCGTTCAATTTATCTGTTTCTTCATCTTTCTTCTGATTTACTTGACCACGGTATTAGGAAACCTTCTACTCATCTTCGTGGTGACAATGACTCCAACTCTACACACCCCTATGTACTTCTTTCTCAGTAACCTTTCTGTTATTGACATTAGTTTCTCATGTACCATAGTCCCAAAAATACTGGTGAACACCCTCTCCACTCAAAAAAGTATCTCCTTTTCCGAATGTGCTATGCAGATGTACATCCATTTGGTCCTAGGAGCAACAGAAAGCATATTACTTGCGGTCATGGCTTATGATAGGTTTGTAGCCATCTGCCGACCTTTGCATTATAAGATCATCATGAATTATAAATTGTGCATTTGCCTCGTTGTCATCTCATGGAGTGTGGGATTCATCAATTCCTTAATCCTGGTCCTTCCCACCTTGAGCCTTCCATTTTGTGGATCCAATCACATCAACCATTTCTTTTGTGagatacctcctctcctccatatttCCTGCACAGACACTCGGCTCAATGAAGCCTTGTTATACGCCTCAGCAGGGACCATTGTGATGtgtttattcttttttattcTAATCTCCTATGCCCATATTATGGCCACCATCTTAAAAATTCATACATTGACAGAAAGTTATAAGGTCTTCTCCACGTGTGCCTCTCATATCACTGTCGTGACCCTCTACTATGGGACCATTATGTTCATATATTTGAGGCCCTACTCTACATACTATCAAGACACAGATAAGATTGTTTCCCTGCTATATACTGCAGTGACTCCAATGTTGAATCCATTCATCTATAGCATGAGGAACAAGGACTTCAAAGGCTCCATAAACAATATAAATAAGCAAGTTAATGTACACAACTTTTTATGCCTTGATCCCTGA
- the LOC140070050 gene encoding olfactory receptor 5AR1-like, producing the protein MDNSTQTIVKKFILLRLSTIPGLQIFFSLLFLLMYMVTFSGNLILIIVVQFNTQLRTPMYFFLTNLAFIDICLSSTVVPKILSNTLSSDQSISFFGCAAQLYFHLALGGSECLLLAIMAYDRYIAICKPLRYNTIMDNTFCLCLAGGCWIVSFLNSFLLTFFTFRLPFCRSNIISHFFCEMPPLFHISCRDTWLNELMKYIAVGLIVLGSFMLILMSYLFITLTILKIRSTRERQKAFSTCASHLTVVTLYYGAIMFMHLRPRYSYSPEQDRVVTVLYTVVTPMLNPIIYSIRNKDVKKAMQSANINQEGFEEHNKEIKMLTWSPNPNNLGWIIFDISWKANLIHGHPSIDLFANVFSQVGKLQKA; encoded by the exons ATGGATAATTCAACTCAAACTATTGTGAAGAAATTCATCCTTCTTAGACTTTCTACCATTCCTGGTCTTCAGATTTTCTTCTCTTTGCTCTTTTTACTAATGTACATGGTGACTTTCTCGGGAAACTTGATATTGATCATTGTGGTTCAGTTTAACACCCAACTCCGGACCCCAATGTACTTCTTCTTAACCAACTTGGCTTTCATTGATATTTGCTTGTCCTCAACTGTTGTACCCAAGATTCTCTCCAACACCTTGTCTAGTGACCAAAGTATCTCATTCTTTGGATGTGCAGCTCAGTTGTACTTCCATCTTGCTTTAGGGGGGTCAGAATGCTTACTGTTGGCCATCATGGCCTACGATAGGTACATAGCTATTTGTAAGCCATTACGATATAATACTATTATGGACAATACATTTTGCCTGTGTCTTGCTGGTGGATGTTGGATTGTGAGCTTCTTAAATTCCTTTCTTCTCACTTTCTTTACCTTTCGACTACCTTTTTGTAGGTCCAACATTATCAGCCATTTTTTCTGTGAAATGCCCCCTCTCTTTCATATTTCATGTAGAGACACTTGGCTAAATGAGCTAATGAAGTACATTGCAGTTGGGTTAATTGTCCTTGGTTCTTTTATGTTGATtctcatgtcttatcttttcataACCTTGACTATACTCAAGATCCGTTCCACCAGAGAGCGACAGAAGGCCTTCTCCACATGCGCCTCTCATCTTACTGTGGTCACTTTGTACTATGGTGCCATTATGTTTATGCATCTACGTCCACGTTACTCATATTCTCCAGAACAGGATAGGGTTGTAACTGTTCTCTACACAGTGGTGACTCCAATGCTGAATCCCATCATCTACAGTATCAGGAATAAGGATGTAAAAAAAGCAATG CAAAGTGCAAATATAAATCAGGAAGGATTTGAGGAACACAACAAGGAAATCAAAATGTTGACTTGGTCTCCAAATCCCAACAATCTCGGCTGGATCATCTTCGATATCTCCTGGAAAGCAAACCTGATCCATGGACATCCCTCCATCGACCTGTTTGCTAATGTCTTTAGCCAGGTGGGGAAACTTCAGAAGGCTTAG